The following are encoded together in the Bradymonas sediminis genome:
- a CDS encoding fatty acid desaturase, whose amino-acid sequence MSPTLKTSITGVSIATAIVAMWSLGLVALLQVDLSLTALWWIPAAIVGQTFLYTGLFITAHDAMHGTVCPSNPGFNRLIGRVTVLLYALFSYKTLYEKHHAHHEHPVSDDDPDFHHPDNDRFWPWYLSFLLEYVTVWQIIGMAAVYNILLHLVGVSAMNLNLFWVMPSLLSTVQLFYFGTYLPHRGPKADFGDAYHARSNDLGVWMSFLTCYHFGGYHWEHHHRPGTPWWRLPSTRKTQQY is encoded by the coding sequence ATGAGCCCGACACTTAAAACCAGCATCACCGGAGTGAGCATCGCCACCGCGATCGTGGCGATGTGGTCGCTCGGCTTGGTCGCCCTTCTGCAGGTCGATCTATCGCTCACCGCGCTCTGGTGGATTCCCGCCGCGATTGTCGGGCAAACCTTTTTATATACGGGGCTCTTCATCACCGCCCACGACGCGATGCATGGCACCGTCTGCCCGTCGAATCCCGGATTTAATCGACTTATCGGACGCGTCACGGTCCTGCTCTATGCGCTGTTTTCCTATAAAACGCTCTACGAAAAACATCACGCGCACCACGAGCATCCCGTATCGGACGATGACCCCGACTTTCATCATCCCGACAATGACCGATTCTGGCCCTGGTATCTGAGCTTTCTGCTCGAGTATGTCACGGTCTGGCAAATCATCGGGATGGCCGCGGTCTATAATATTTTGCTTCATCTGGTCGGCGTCTCGGCGATGAACCTCAATCTTTTTTGGGTGATGCCGTCGCTCTTGAGCACGGTGCAATTATTCTATTTCGGCACCTATCTGCCCCATCGAGGGCCTAAGGCCGACTTTGGCGACGCCTACCACGCGCGCTCAAATGACCTGGGCGTCTGGATGTCGTTTCTGACCTGTTACCACTTTGGGGGCTATCATTGGGAGCACCATCACCGCCCCGGAACCCCCTGGTGGCGGCTCCCGAGCACCCGAAAAACCCAACAATATTAA
- a CDS encoding lycopene cyclase family protein, whose translation MNNASLQFDILVVGAGPAGLAAAAALSQRGLRVGCLAPQHPPRWSNTYGLWLDELETLGLQDCVDTCWDSPTVVAGSNTIHRLPRSYARLDNKKLIARLIERAEDGNITWLTGVARDWARISRGVEIAASPTAPHQSPRCYEARAVIDATGHFPALLKRASRVAPAWQTAWGIMAHCKGDPILGGASMALMDFSAIDGESTFAEPPSFLYAMNMGGGRYFLEETVLASRPAFKIERLQHRLATRLEMRGVEVVEVLETERVAFPMGLDLPISNPFILGFGGAASMVHPATGYMVGRALQAAQPLAFAIAEELGRAGGDPMRAVAAGREAIWPQSTRRSRELLLFGLETLLKLNADETRVFFNAFFRLAPAQWAAYLSGTASPAEITQMMLEVFRHLPPALKIQFARAGFSKQAAYLLRASGPSFLTR comes from the coding sequence ATGAACAACGCATCTCTTCAATTCGACATTCTGGTGGTCGGCGCAGGCCCTGCGGGGCTCGCCGCGGCGGCGGCGCTTTCCCAGCGCGGGCTGCGGGTGGGGTGTCTCGCGCCCCAGCATCCGCCGCGATGGTCCAATACCTACGGGCTATGGCTTGACGAGTTGGAGACGCTGGGGCTTCAAGACTGCGTCGATACTTGTTGGGATTCACCGACCGTCGTGGCCGGCTCCAACACGATTCATCGTCTCCCCAGAAGTTATGCGCGCCTCGATAATAAGAAGCTCATCGCGCGCCTAATCGAGCGGGCAGAAGACGGCAATATCACCTGGCTCACGGGCGTCGCTCGAGATTGGGCGCGCATATCTCGCGGCGTCGAAATTGCCGCGAGTCCCACGGCTCCGCATCAATCACCGCGCTGCTACGAGGCGCGCGCGGTCATCGACGCGACGGGACATTTCCCGGCGCTGCTTAAACGCGCGTCGCGCGTCGCCCCCGCCTGGCAAACCGCCTGGGGCATCATGGCCCATTGCAAAGGGGACCCAATTCTCGGCGGGGCGTCGATGGCGCTGATGGATTTCTCGGCCATCGATGGTGAATCCACCTTCGCGGAGCCTCCCTCGTTTTTATACGCGATGAATATGGGCGGCGGGCGCTACTTCCTCGAAGAGACCGTCCTCGCCTCGCGCCCAGCCTTCAAGATCGAGCGCCTTCAGCACCGACTCGCAACGCGCCTTGAGATGCGCGGTGTGGAAGTCGTTGAGGTTCTGGAAACCGAGCGAGTTGCGTTCCCGATGGGGCTCGATTTGCCCATCTCAAACCCATTCATCCTCGGCTTTGGCGGCGCGGCGAGTATGGTTCATCCGGCGACGGGATATATGGTCGGACGCGCTTTGCAGGCGGCCCAGCCGCTGGCCTTCGCGATCGCCGAGGAACTTGGGCGCGCCGGCGGCGACCCGATGCGTGCGGTGGCGGCGGGTCGCGAGGCGATCTGGCCCCAATCAACCCGCCGCTCGCGCGAGCTATTGCTTTTTGGCCTCGAAACACTATTAAAGCTCAACGCAGATGAAACACGTGTGTTTTTCAATGCATTCTTTAGGCTCGCGCCAGCCCAATGGGCAGCCTATTTGAGCGGTACGGCCTCACCTGCTGAGATTACTCAGATGATGCTTGAGGTATTTCGCCACCTTCCACCGGCGCTAAAGATTCAATTCGCAAGAGCGGGATTTTCCAAGCAAGCGGCCTATCTATTACGCGCGAGCGGACCGTCATTTTTAACGCGTTAA
- a CDS encoding Hsp70 family protein, which translates to MINRPAGIDLGTTNSAIAVMRPEGDDIVLLQDRLRRKTVPSMVGWNPESADFVLGHRAWNRRVLQPQPIASIKRKMGSQERVEVGPHNMLPEEVSAKTIEHLVVQMRDFVESLDALESERDPQGAHHLRIDRAVITVPAYFDAPQIEATRVAGELAGIEVLGLLQEPTAAAMYYAFKNGIGDGNFLVYDLGGGTFDVSIIRSLMGEYQVLAVDGDNFLGGDDFDRRLAEKLRKHLVEQGYKLELDVANNADDRLRFTLLERIAREVKEALTSSEVQYVGRRDIFEDQAAQSVTLDLEIGRVEFEELIEDLIDQSLEACTRALAQSKEQADVELSDIDYVLLVGGSTHVPRVQERIAAALCGPDGARGERPLIDEPDTCVALGAAIHAANLSGVQWVQPKDAEDEDPLKLTVTSSLSTRSETTHLIGFLEGPVPRDVTTVALATPGGEIASICRADALSVPGEQIRFEFDAVTLRDEGRHDFVLEFCQESGEALVAFPIFMQRLADDAPYRPTGSALSNPSVLAKDIYLEVAGDSAPDRVLLVPRGTSLPTRQEFRFFTADRSGAVLLRLFQNRYPIRTIHLEIPDDTELGTPVNLRIDVDETMAIVANGDVNGQEFSAEIAPPPAQALRNWEEIEALLDTTAAIRQKLWGLEQRSFAKRVDFLIAGIHETARTDPDKLQVLVRRLETVMEDYQNRQTDLSPAYSRYTTLLNAIKRVAYRDAEARPLGRSIDEWHQHLASIEKDANEAWKARDQEGWRQTFDQIQATWESLAQDEFRFKSTNTTEYVQKLHFGLSHQCEELKKTVDAFTLSSNPDTANLQRREIMRLKADLEDELEDPLKLIDTHADTAVVKPQLAKLAETATRLEKRVVELSTLGLVRR; encoded by the coding sequence ATGATCAACCGCCCTGCTGGTATCGACCTTGGCACCACCAACTCAGCCATCGCCGTGATGCGCCCGGAGGGCGACGATATTGTGCTGCTCCAGGATCGCCTGCGCCGAAAAACCGTGCCGTCGATGGTCGGCTGGAACCCCGAGAGCGCGGACTTCGTGCTGGGGCATCGCGCCTGGAATCGCCGCGTGTTGCAGCCTCAACCCATCGCGTCGATCAAGCGAAAGATGGGCTCCCAGGAGCGCGTCGAGGTCGGTCCGCATAATATGTTGCCCGAGGAAGTCTCGGCAAAGACCATCGAGCACCTGGTCGTGCAAATGCGCGATTTCGTTGAGAGTTTGGATGCGCTCGAGAGCGAGCGCGACCCACAAGGCGCCCACCATTTGCGCATCGATCGCGCGGTTATCACGGTCCCGGCCTATTTCGACGCGCCGCAGATTGAGGCGACGCGCGTCGCCGGTGAGTTGGCCGGCATCGAGGTCCTGGGGCTCTTGCAAGAGCCGACCGCGGCCGCCATGTATTACGCCTTTAAGAATGGCATCGGCGACGGCAATTTTCTGGTCTATGACCTGGGCGGCGGCACCTTCGACGTCTCGATTATTCGCTCGTTGATGGGCGAGTATCAGGTGCTGGCCGTCGATGGCGACAACTTCTTGGGGGGCGATGATTTCGACCGACGCCTGGCCGAGAAGTTGCGCAAACACCTGGTCGAGCAGGGCTATAAGCTCGAGCTCGACGTGGCCAACAACGCCGACGACCGCCTGCGTTTTACGCTCCTGGAGCGCATCGCCCGCGAGGTCAAAGAGGCGCTGACCAGCAGCGAGGTTCAATATGTCGGGCGGCGCGATATCTTCGAGGATCAGGCGGCGCAATCAGTGACGCTCGACCTCGAGATCGGGCGGGTCGAATTCGAAGAACTTATCGAAGACCTCATCGACCAGAGCCTTGAGGCCTGCACCCGCGCGCTGGCTCAATCCAAGGAGCAGGCCGACGTCGAGCTGAGCGATATCGACTATGTCCTGCTCGTCGGCGGCTCGACCCATGTGCCGCGCGTGCAAGAGCGGATCGCCGCGGCGCTTTGCGGCCCCGACGGGGCGCGCGGCGAGCGCCCGCTGATCGATGAGCCGGATACCTGCGTGGCGCTCGGCGCGGCGATCCACGCCGCCAACCTCAGCGGCGTCCAATGGGTGCAGCCAAAAGACGCCGAAGACGAAGATCCCCTCAAGTTGACCGTGACCTCGTCGCTGTCGACCCGCAGCGAGACCACGCATCTTATCGGATTTCTCGAAGGCCCGGTGCCCAGGGATGTCACCACGGTCGCCCTGGCGACGCCCGGCGGCGAGATCGCGAGCATCTGCCGGGCGGACGCGCTCAGCGTCCCCGGCGAGCAAATTCGCTTCGAATTCGACGCGGTGACGCTTCGCGATGAGGGGCGCCATGACTTCGTGCTCGAGTTTTGCCAGGAGTCCGGCGAGGCGCTGGTGGCCTTCCCGATCTTTATGCAGCGCCTCGCCGACGACGCGCCCTATCGCCCCACCGGCAGCGCGCTGTCGAACCCGAGCGTGCTGGCCAAAGATATCTATTTGGAGGTCGCCGGCGACTCGGCGCCCGACCGGGTTTTGCTCGTCCCGCGCGGCACGAGTCTTCCGACCCGCCAGGAGTTCCGCTTCTTTACCGCCGACCGCTCCGGCGCGGTGCTCTTGCGACTCTTTCAGAATCGCTATCCGATTCGCACGATTCACCTCGAGATTCCGGACGATACCGAGCTCGGCACGCCGGTCAACCTACGGATTGATGTCGACGAAACGATGGCCATCGTCGCCAATGGCGATGTAAATGGGCAGGAGTTTTCGGCCGAGATCGCCCCGCCGCCGGCTCAGGCGCTGCGCAATTGGGAGGAGATCGAAGCCCTGCTTGATACCACCGCCGCGATTCGTCAAAAGCTGTGGGGACTTGAGCAAAGGAGCTTCGCAAAACGCGTCGATTTTTTGATCGCCGGCATCCACGAAACCGCGCGCACCGACCCCGACAAATTGCAGGTTTTGGTGCGCCGCCTCGAGACGGTCATGGAGGATTATCAGAACCGCCAGACCGATCTTTCGCCGGCCTATTCGCGCTATACGACGCTGCTCAACGCCATCAAACGCGTGGCCTATCGCGACGCCGAGGCGCGCCCCCTTGGGCGCAGCATCGACGAGTGGCATCAGCACCTGGCCAGCATCGAAAAAGACGCCAATGAGGCGTGGAAGGCGCGTGACCAGGAGGGCTGGCGACAGACCTTCGACCAGATCCAGGCGACCTGGGAGAGCCTCGCGCAGGACGAATTTCGCTTCAAATCGACGAACACAACCGAGTATGTGCAGAAGCTTCATTTCGGCCTGAGCCATCAATGCGAGGAGCTTAAAAAGACCGTCGATGCGTTCACGCTTTCGAGCAATCCGGACACCGCGAATCTTCAGCGCCGCGAGATTATGCGCCTGAAGGCCGACCTCGAAGACGAGCTCGAAGACCCGCTCAAATTAATCGACACACACGCCGACACCGCCGTGGTCAAACCGCAGCTCGCCAAGCTCGCCGAGACCGCCACGCGACTGGAGAAACGTGTCGTCGAACTTTCAACCCTGGGATTGGTGCGACGATGA
- the holA gene encoding DNA polymerase III subunit delta, with the protein MGKKLDNARNFFRTLKKSEAAPVYFIWGEETMMLDEAVAAIIKHAAPEGTNDFNFDSFHGREANMDSVVSACEMLPMMAKRRVVLMRDSQEVPLSELDRLSSYLDNPSPSTCLIVHAQTAKKKFDGRKAVVKKLKKAGVSCEFASLYENEVAEILDSRAGRRGLRLLPVVSAYLVAAVGTDLATLDQALDKIDLYIGPNESGTKELRVVDEAIVREVVADTKVRSVFELTDAVGERKFEDALHIVANMLRNGESAIGSVAMLARHFRIVARLQDPSVRNLTRNQKASAVRVSPFFLKDYERHARTFGLRDIENIRSQLLRVDRALKSSSLDDKTLLEQLIYDICFREAAA; encoded by the coding sequence ATGGGCAAAAAACTCGATAACGCGCGCAACTTTTTTCGCACGCTCAAAAAAAGCGAAGCCGCGCCGGTTTATTTTATCTGGGGCGAAGAGACGATGATGCTCGACGAGGCGGTCGCCGCGATCATCAAGCACGCCGCGCCCGAGGGGACCAATGACTTTAATTTCGACTCCTTTCACGGGCGCGAGGCCAATATGGACTCGGTCGTGTCGGCCTGCGAGATGCTGCCGATGATGGCCAAACGCCGGGTGGTCTTGATGCGCGACTCCCAGGAGGTGCCGCTGTCGGAGCTCGACCGACTGTCGAGTTATCTGGACAACCCGTCGCCCTCGACCTGCCTTATCGTCCACGCGCAGACCGCCAAGAAGAAATTCGACGGGCGAAAGGCCGTGGTCAAAAAGCTCAAAAAAGCGGGCGTCTCCTGCGAATTTGCGAGCCTCTATGAGAACGAGGTCGCCGAGATCCTCGACAGCCGCGCGGGTCGCCGTGGCCTTCGCCTGCTGCCGGTGGTCTCTGCCTATCTTGTGGCGGCGGTCGGCACCGACCTGGCGACGCTGGACCAGGCGCTGGATAAAATCGACCTCTATATTGGCCCGAACGAGTCAGGCACCAAAGAGTTGCGGGTCGTCGACGAGGCTATCGTGCGCGAGGTGGTGGCGGACACCAAAGTTCGCTCGGTCTTTGAGCTCACCGACGCGGTCGGCGAGCGCAAATTCGAGGACGCGCTGCATATCGTGGCGAATATGCTGCGCAATGGTGAGTCGGCCATCGGTTCCGTCGCGATGCTCGCCCGCCATTTCCGAATCGTCGCGCGCCTGCAAGACCCGTCGGTGCGCAATCTAACGCGCAACCAGAAGGCCAGCGCGGTGCGTGTCTCGCCGTTTTTCCTCAAGGATTATGAGCGCCACGCGCGCACCTTTGGGCTGCGCGATATCGAGAATATTCGCTCGCAACTGTTGCGCGTTGACCGCGCTCTGAAGTCGAGCAGCCTCGACGATAAAACGCTGCTCGAGCAACTTATTTACGATATTTGCTTCCGCGAAGCGGCCGCCTGA
- a CDS encoding FKBP-type peptidyl-prolyl cis-trans isomerase, whose amino-acid sequence MVNTNAPDNVAAAPAEATVTDSGLAYLVLTEGNGASPSASDTVRVHYTGWTTDGAKFDSSVDRGQPAEFPLNRVIAGWTEGVSLMKEGETTRFWIPQALAYQGRPGAPKGMLVFDVQLIAVL is encoded by the coding sequence ATGGTCAACACCAACGCCCCCGACAACGTCGCCGCAGCCCCCGCAGAAGCCACCGTCACCGACAGCGGCCTGGCCTATCTCGTCCTCACCGAGGGCAACGGCGCGTCGCCCAGCGCGAGCGACACCGTGCGCGTCCACTATACCGGCTGGACCACCGACGGCGCGAAATTCGACAGCTCGGTCGACCGCGGCCAGCCCGCCGAGTTCCCGCTTAACCGCGTGATCGCCGGCTGGACCGAGGGCGTCTCGCTGATGAAAGAAGGCGAGACCACCCGCTTCTGGATTCCCCAGGCCCTCGCCTATCAGGGACGCCCCGGCGCCCCCAAAGGCATGCTGGTATTCGACGTGCAGCTGATCGCCGTCCTCTGA
- the murC gene encoding UDP-N-acetylmuramate--L-alanine ligase, with product MSESTPLLDKNTRIHMLGIGGIGVSAVARVLHQRGYKVRGSDIRESSLTEALRAEGVEVAIGHDASQIDGADVIVVSTAIPDHNIELVAAREQGIPVLHRSEVLAHLMQGYRTVGVTGTHGKGTVSSMIAWILECAGLKPGFIIGAMLHNFGTNARDGEGDIMVVEVDESDGSHLNIKPDYVVCNFLELDHLNYYDGLDDIIQNMVDFMESNERLKEAFVNLDCDGNRRLSELVALRPTGYATEHRAEFHARLLGPGQLPIKFEASRRGEVLGECELNLPGHYNVVNAMAAMAVCRRLGVEMPAIQEGLRTYKGMENRFTIATGGGVTIVKDYISHPTGMRKVLQSSLNLGEGRVISVFKPYRYTLIKYLQHEYGEAFVGSDEVIITKMYAAEEDPIPGINTMTVVERIRENDLECTYIEDQTQINDYLYEHVRPGDKVIFFGGDDFFRMADEFLAEFTQRAQTSGPSPEQRRVSGPFDEPSE from the coding sequence ATGAGCGAATCAACTCCGTTACTCGATAAAAATACGCGCATTCATATGCTGGGCATCGGCGGCATCGGCGTCTCGGCCGTCGCGCGGGTTTTGCACCAGCGCGGCTATAAGGTGCGCGGTTCCGATATCCGTGAGAGTTCGCTCACCGAGGCGCTGCGGGCCGAGGGCGTTGAAGTTGCCATAGGGCATGACGCCTCGCAGATCGACGGGGCCGACGTAATCGTGGTGTCGACCGCGATCCCCGACCATAATATCGAGCTGGTCGCAGCGCGCGAGCAGGGCATCCCGGTGCTACATCGCTCCGAGGTGCTCGCCCACCTGATGCAAGGCTACCGCACCGTCGGCGTCACCGGCACCCACGGCAAGGGCACCGTGTCGAGCATGATCGCCTGGATTCTAGAGTGCGCGGGCCTCAAGCCCGGCTTCATTATCGGCGCGATGCTCCACAACTTCGGCACCAACGCGCGCGACGGCGAGGGCGATATCATGGTGGTCGAGGTCGACGAGAGTGACGGCTCGCACCTCAATATCAAGCCCGACTATGTGGTCTGCAACTTTCTGGAGCTCGACCACCTGAATTATTACGACGGCCTCGACGATATTATCCAAAATATGGTCGACTTTATGGAGTCCAACGAGCGGCTTAAAGAAGCGTTCGTGAACCTCGACTGCGACGGCAATCGCCGGCTCAGCGAGCTGGTCGCGCTGCGCCCGACCGGCTACGCCACCGAGCACCGCGCCGAGTTCCACGCGCGCCTGCTCGGCCCGGGCCAGCTCCCCATCAAATTCGAAGCCTCGCGTCGCGGCGAAGTGCTCGGTGAGTGTGAGTTGAACCTTCCGGGACATTATAATGTGGTCAACGCCATGGCCGCGATGGCCGTGTGTCGGCGCCTGGGCGTCGAGATGCCCGCCATCCAAGAGGGGCTGCGCACCTATAAGGGCATGGAGAATCGCTTCACCATCGCCACCGGCGGCGGCGTGACCATCGTGAAGGATTATATCTCGCACCCGACCGGCATGCGCAAAGTCCTGCAGTCCTCGCTGAACCTGGGCGAAGGCCGCGTCATCAGCGTCTTCAAGCCCTATCGCTACACGCTGATCAAATACCTGCAGCATGAATACGGCGAGGCGTTTGTGGGCAGCGATGAGGTGATTATCACCAAGATGTACGCCGCCGAAGAAGACCCGATCCCTGGCATCAACACGATGACGGTGGTCGAGCGCATCCGCGAAAATGATCTTGAGTGCACCTATATCGAAGACCAGACCCAGATTAACGATTATCTCTACGAGCATGTGCGCCCGGGCGATAAGGTCATCTTCTTTGGGGGCGATGATTTCTTCCGCATGGCCGACGAATTCCTCGCGGAGTTCACCCAACGCGCGCAGACCTCCGGCCCAAGCCCGGAGCAGCGCCGCGTGAGCGGTCCCTTCGATGAGCCCTCCGAATAA